In a genomic window of Mycolicibacter heraklionensis:
- a CDS encoding helix-turn-helix transcriptional regulator translates to MDTINDVTRRAEWCAVTTFFDRPWEEPGALIIDGDAGIGKTTFWLAACDYARRNGVRVLSARPVAAEAVLAYAAVADLLSGVEPDVWANFPDPQRRALDHILLRSAHGGTTADQRTLAAALLAVIDVLAQRQRVLLAIDDLQWLDPSSALVISFATRRLRGPAAALATVRTGVNETRAITLPLPAPDATQRIALPPMKLGDLHLIVSRRLGRSIARPAMVRIHEVSGGNPFYAIELARSIQNGFAANDFRLAGTLSEVVRARLDGLRGDLQELLLAAACLGRPTVELLADALAMDAAQLRPLLEQAEAAGVLVLDGHKVRFSHPLLATGVTSDASAARRRDMHRRLAQIVTEPELQARHLAFAATHADPATLKALDTGAEIAGMRGAPAVAAELTDLAIGLGGDTVQRQVSSARNHFNAGDAATARAILLRAIERDGPAPLRAEALYLLAMLSQFEDSLIDAAGYLERALDHAGDTSGLRVQILVLKSWIEVRIGRAVSSEQTVEAAVKDAERLGEPALLGQALAMSVVVHLLCGNGFDDGVRRRARTLEGRATLTNAMALSWVGELAAASVEFEAVRRHCIEHAYESDLVFVSFHSVLNEIWRGDFARAALIAEDTVERARQLDGALQLSAAMTARAIVAAYAGHVDDARTDVHEATTPIVRSGSQLLTAWVVAALGFLEVSLGNHPAAVDVLSPLLPTISANATEIFVAGFVPDAVEALVQVGRIDDAEPLVEALAANGHRLDRPWMLAVAERGRAMLLAAHGDLDGASAAATLAIGHHDRLAMPFERARTLLLLGQLQRRQRRKDASAHTIREALAVFEELQTPLWAERARAELERSSVGRQRGAGLTPSEQRVAELAASGMTTRDVAAALFISPKTVEANLSRVYRKLAIHSRAELGQHMRR, encoded by the coding sequence ATGGACACGATCAATGATGTGACCCGACGCGCCGAATGGTGCGCAGTGACGACATTCTTCGATCGCCCGTGGGAAGAGCCCGGTGCGCTGATTATTGACGGCGACGCAGGTATCGGCAAGACGACCTTTTGGTTGGCGGCATGTGATTACGCCCGACGCAACGGAGTTCGCGTGCTCTCAGCGCGCCCGGTGGCCGCTGAGGCGGTGCTGGCGTACGCCGCCGTGGCCGACCTGCTTTCGGGGGTGGAGCCGGACGTCTGGGCGAATTTCCCTGATCCCCAGCGACGTGCCCTCGACCACATCCTGTTGCGTTCAGCGCACGGCGGCACCACCGCCGACCAGCGGACGCTCGCCGCAGCGCTGCTGGCGGTGATCGATGTACTCGCCCAACGTCAACGGGTGTTACTGGCCATCGACGACCTGCAGTGGTTGGATCCATCGAGCGCCCTGGTGATCAGCTTTGCGACGCGACGGCTCCGCGGACCTGCGGCTGCGCTGGCCACCGTCCGCACCGGTGTCAACGAAACCCGGGCAATCACGCTGCCACTGCCCGCACCGGACGCGACACAGCGGATCGCCTTGCCGCCGATGAAACTTGGCGATCTCCACCTGATTGTGTCGCGACGGCTCGGACGATCTATCGCACGTCCGGCCATGGTCCGCATCCATGAGGTGTCGGGTGGAAACCCGTTCTACGCAATCGAACTCGCGCGAAGCATCCAGAACGGTTTCGCGGCCAACGACTTCCGATTGGCGGGCACGCTCTCGGAGGTGGTGCGGGCGCGATTGGATGGGCTGCGCGGCGATCTCCAGGAGTTGCTGCTTGCAGCGGCGTGCCTGGGCAGGCCCACCGTCGAGTTGTTGGCGGACGCGCTCGCGATGGATGCGGCACAGCTTCGGCCGCTTTTGGAGCAGGCCGAGGCAGCCGGGGTGCTGGTACTCGACGGACACAAAGTTCGCTTCTCTCATCCGCTGTTGGCAACGGGCGTCACAAGCGACGCGTCAGCGGCCCGGCGCCGGGACATGCATCGTCGGCTGGCGCAGATTGTGACCGAACCCGAACTCCAGGCGCGCCATTTGGCCTTCGCCGCGACCCATGCTGACCCGGCAACGCTGAAGGCCCTGGATACGGGAGCTGAGATCGCGGGCATGCGGGGCGCACCGGCCGTCGCCGCCGAGCTGACCGACCTGGCGATCGGGCTCGGCGGTGACACCGTGCAGCGTCAGGTGAGCTCGGCGCGAAACCATTTCAACGCCGGTGACGCCGCGACCGCGCGCGCGATTCTGCTGCGGGCCATCGAACGCGACGGGCCCGCGCCGTTGCGTGCCGAGGCCCTGTACCTGCTTGCGATGCTGAGCCAGTTCGAGGACAGCCTGATCGACGCGGCCGGTTATCTCGAGCGTGCTCTCGATCATGCGGGAGACACATCGGGGTTGCGGGTACAGATCCTGGTGCTGAAGTCGTGGATCGAGGTCCGGATCGGGCGGGCGGTGTCGTCGGAACAGACCGTCGAGGCAGCGGTCAAGGACGCCGAGCGGCTCGGGGAGCCAGCCCTGCTCGGCCAAGCCCTGGCCATGTCGGTGGTGGTGCACCTGCTGTGCGGGAACGGTTTCGACGACGGTGTTCGCCGGCGCGCGCGGACGCTGGAGGGGCGCGCGACGTTGACCAACGCCATGGCATTGTCGTGGGTGGGCGAACTGGCTGCGGCCAGCGTCGAGTTCGAGGCGGTCCGGCGGCACTGTATTGAGCATGCCTACGAAAGCGACCTGGTCTTCGTGTCGTTTCACAGCGTGCTCAACGAGATCTGGCGCGGCGACTTCGCTCGGGCCGCGCTCATCGCCGAGGACACCGTCGAACGGGCACGCCAGCTCGACGGGGCGCTGCAGCTGTCCGCGGCGATGACCGCCCGGGCCATCGTGGCCGCTTACGCCGGGCACGTCGACGACGCGCGCACGGATGTGCACGAGGCGACGACGCCGATCGTGCGTAGCGGTTCGCAGCTGCTGACCGCGTGGGTCGTCGCGGCGCTGGGTTTCCTGGAGGTATCGCTGGGCAACCATCCGGCCGCCGTCGACGTGTTGTCGCCGCTGCTGCCCACAATCAGCGCGAACGCGACCGAGATATTCGTCGCCGGTTTCGTGCCCGACGCCGTCGAGGCGCTGGTTCAAGTGGGGCGCATCGATGACGCCGAACCGCTGGTCGAGGCGTTGGCGGCGAACGGGCACCGGCTGGACCGGCCGTGGATGCTGGCCGTCGCCGAGCGCGGTCGCGCGATGCTGCTGGCCGCTCACGGTGACCTGGACGGCGCCAGTGCGGCCGCTACGCTCGCGATCGGCCACCACGACCGGCTGGCAATGCCGTTCGAACGGGCGCGAACGTTGTTGTTGCTCGGGCAATTGCAGCGGCGGCAACGCAGAAAGGACGCTTCGGCACACACCATCCGGGAGGCGCTGGCCGTCTTCGAGGAGCTGCAGACGCCGTTGTGGGCCGAGCGTGCCCGCGCCGAACTGGAACGATCCAGCGTGGGTCGACAACGCGGCGCCGGCCTGACCCCGTCCGAGCAACGGGTGGCTGAGCTGGCTGCGTCGGGAATGACCACTCGCGACGTCGCGGCGGCGTTGTTCATCAGTCCGAAAACGGTCGAGGCCAACCTTTCTCGCGTGTATCGCAAACTGGCGATTCATTCGCGGGCCGAGCTCGGTCAACACATGCGCAGATGA
- a CDS encoding LemA family protein encodes MELTIGLIVVVVIFLLLAVLVIAGYNGLVRARNAYKNAFAQIDVQLRRRFDLIPNLIETAKAYLSHERQTLEAVVNARGAAMNGLAAAQANPGDPAAMQQLAQGQQELNGALSRLNLVVEQYPDLKANQNMMQLSEELTSTENKVAFARQAYNDAVMSYNNRRETFPGNVYAGIFNFAPAALLEIPPEHPEMRDAPKVQF; translated from the coding sequence GTGGAGCTCACCATCGGACTCATCGTCGTCGTTGTCATATTTCTGCTCCTCGCGGTGTTGGTGATCGCGGGCTACAACGGGCTGGTTCGGGCGCGCAACGCGTACAAGAACGCCTTCGCCCAGATCGACGTTCAGTTGCGGCGTCGCTTCGACCTCATTCCCAACCTGATCGAAACCGCCAAGGCGTACCTGTCGCATGAGCGCCAGACCTTGGAGGCTGTCGTCAATGCGCGTGGCGCCGCGATGAACGGCCTTGCCGCTGCCCAGGCCAATCCCGGCGACCCGGCGGCGATGCAGCAGTTGGCCCAGGGGCAGCAGGAGCTCAACGGCGCGCTAAGCCGGCTCAACCTGGTGGTCGAGCAGTATCCCGACCTCAAGGCGAACCAGAACATGATGCAACTGTCGGAGGAACTGACCTCCACGGAAAACAAGGTCGCGTTCGCCCGCCAGGCCTACAACGACGCGGTGATGAGCTACAACAACCGGCGTGAGACGTTCCCCGGCAATGTCTATGCCGGCATATTCAACTTTGCCCCGGCCGCCCTGCTCGAGATCCCGCCGGAACACCCGGAGATGCGGGACGCGCCGAAGGTTCAGTTCTGA
- a CDS encoding M48 family metallopeptidase — protein sequence MNFFEHQRAAKGTTLKLVLLFGAAVMALVAAIDAAAVIAFVYLSKDYYGIDASSILAIVIVVTAITLLVIAGGTLFKTISLRRGGAAVAAAVGAVPVDPTTTDPQLRRYVNIVEEMSLASGVPAPRLFVMPGEPGINAFAAGFTPADAAIAVTGGALAQLNRDELQGVIAHEFSHILNGDMRLNIRLIGLLSGILLIGMIGLRVLQFGGRGSDSKRALPLVAFAFAMMVLGYVGVFFANVIKAAVARQREWLADASAVQFTRQTDGLEGALKKIGGIPTGSQLRNSRNAAEVSHMLFGEGVRWSFTSLFATHPPLTDRIRALNPDFDPGEIAELQQRYANQAPDGLAEDVAAGFAPAGTALGRQAPAPEQAPNAGWRTSPEQIVARAGTFTPADLKYGAALHARIPDDVRALASQPTTAPAAVIALLLAPSSGGLHSRQLASVTERLGPTQAREAAALADRMRALPHELRLPVVALALPQIATHSRAEQDALIAVLNALAVADEKVTMFEYCLTRLVWNYVLDTNDPARRSKVGSDSLTGVRPVVTTLLATLAVAGGADQDVAAQSLDIALQRLYGDTARPESPRRLSWQQTLDEGWAALDALDPRAKQALVEAMVESVLHDGTVAASEAELLRAACGLMHVPLPALLG from the coding sequence ATGAACTTCTTCGAGCACCAGCGGGCCGCCAAGGGAACCACGCTGAAGCTGGTGCTTCTCTTCGGGGCTGCGGTGATGGCGTTGGTCGCGGCGATCGATGCCGCCGCGGTGATTGCCTTCGTCTATCTCTCAAAGGATTACTACGGGATCGACGCGTCATCGATTCTTGCGATCGTCATCGTCGTCACCGCAATCACGCTTTTGGTCATCGCAGGTGGAACGCTGTTCAAGACGATTTCGCTGCGCCGCGGGGGTGCCGCTGTCGCCGCGGCCGTCGGTGCGGTGCCCGTGGACCCGACGACGACCGACCCGCAGTTGCGTAGGTACGTCAACATCGTCGAGGAGATGTCGCTGGCTTCCGGCGTGCCTGCGCCACGTTTGTTCGTCATGCCCGGTGAACCCGGAATCAACGCTTTCGCGGCAGGTTTCACGCCTGCCGATGCTGCCATCGCGGTGACAGGGGGAGCCCTGGCGCAACTCAACCGTGACGAATTGCAGGGTGTGATCGCTCACGAGTTCAGCCACATCCTCAACGGTGATATGCGGCTGAACATTCGACTCATCGGACTACTCAGCGGAATTCTGCTGATCGGAATGATCGGCTTGCGCGTACTGCAGTTCGGCGGTCGCGGGAGTGACAGCAAGCGCGCGCTGCCCCTCGTTGCGTTCGCGTTCGCGATGATGGTGCTCGGCTACGTCGGCGTGTTCTTCGCCAACGTGATCAAGGCTGCGGTAGCACGGCAACGGGAGTGGCTGGCCGACGCGTCGGCGGTGCAGTTCACGCGTCAGACCGACGGCCTCGAAGGCGCACTGAAGAAGATTGGCGGCATACCGACCGGTTCGCAGCTGCGTAACTCCCGCAATGCGGCCGAGGTCAGCCACATGCTGTTCGGAGAAGGCGTGCGATGGTCGTTCACGTCGTTGTTTGCGACGCATCCGCCACTCACCGACCGGATCAGGGCGCTCAACCCAGACTTCGACCCCGGGGAAATCGCCGAACTACAGCAGCGGTACGCCAATCAGGCACCCGACGGCCTGGCCGAGGACGTCGCCGCAGGTTTCGCCCCTGCCGGAACGGCGCTCGGCCGTCAGGCCCCCGCACCAGAGCAAGCCCCCAATGCCGGCTGGCGCACCAGCCCTGAGCAAATCGTGGCTCGCGCAGGCACTTTCACTCCGGCTGACCTGAAGTACGGCGCGGCACTGCATGCGCGGATTCCTGACGATGTCCGCGCGCTGGCCAGCCAGCCCACCACGGCCCCCGCGGCCGTCATCGCGTTGCTCCTCGCGCCGTCGAGCGGGGGTCTGCACTCCCGTCAGCTCGCCTCGGTGACCGAACGTCTGGGGCCGACGCAGGCGCGGGAAGCCGCCGCCCTCGCCGACCGGATGCGGGCGCTGCCGCACGAACTTCGGCTCCCGGTAGTCGCGCTGGCTTTGCCGCAGATCGCCACCCACTCTCGTGCCGAACAGGACGCGCTCATCGCGGTGCTGAATGCGCTCGCCGTCGCCGACGAGAAGGTGACGATGTTCGAATACTGCCTGACTCGCCTGGTCTGGAATTACGTGCTCGATACCAACGACCCGGCTCGCCGGAGCAAGGTAGGCAGCGATTCGCTCACCGGTGTGCGTCCGGTGGTGACAACCCTGCTGGCGACTCTCGCGGTCGCGGGGGGCGCCGACCAAGACGTGGCGGCACAGTCTTTGGACATTGCGCTGCAACGACTTTACGGTGATACCGCGAGGCCCGAGAGCCCGCGCCGCTTGAGCTGGCAGCAGACCCTCGACGAAGGCTGGGCCGCCCTCGACGCCTTGGACCCCAGGGCGAAGCAAGCACTCGTCGAAGCGATGGTGGAATCGGTTCTGCACGACGGCACCGTGGCAGCGTCGGAAGCTGAATTGCTCCGTGCGGCATGCGGCTTGATGCACGTTCCCCTGCCTGCGCTGTTGGGCTGA
- the argS gene encoding arginine--tRNA ligase yields MTPADLAELLKTTATAVLAEHDLDTAAIPATVTVERPRNPEHGDYATNLALQLGKKVGANPRELAGWLAEALAQADGIAAAEIAGPGFVNLRIEASAQGAVVANIIAAGANYGHSNEFGALNVNLEFVSANPTGPIHIGGTRWAAVGDALGRLLSTQGAAVTREYYFNDHGAQIDRFANSLIAAAKGEPAPEDGYAGAYITDIAAQIQAKAPDALNSPDAQETFRAIGVDLMFTHIKKSLHEFGTDFDVFTHEDSMHTSGRVEQAIERLRANGNIYEKDGATWLRTSAYGDDKDRVVIKSDGKPAYIAGDLAYYLDKRERGFNLCIYMLGADHHGYIARLKAAAAAFGDDPATVEVLIGQMVNLVRDGQPVKMSKRAGTVITLDDLVEAIGVDASRYSLIRSSVDTPIDIDLALWSSASNENPVYYVQYAHARLSALARNAAELGLAPDTGNLGLLRHDKEGALIRNLGEFPRVLETAAALREPHRVCRYLEDLAGDYHRFYDSCRVLPQGDEEPGDLHAARLALCQATRQVIANGLSILGVSAPERM; encoded by the coding sequence GTGACCCCCGCCGATCTGGCCGAATTGCTCAAGACCACCGCCACCGCGGTGCTGGCCGAGCACGACCTGGACACCGCCGCCATACCCGCGACGGTGACCGTCGAGCGGCCGCGCAACCCCGAACACGGTGATTACGCCACCAACCTGGCCCTGCAGCTGGGCAAGAAGGTGGGCGCCAACCCGCGTGAGCTGGCCGGATGGCTGGCCGAGGCGCTGGCGCAGGCCGACGGGATCGCCGCCGCCGAGATCGCTGGACCGGGCTTTGTGAACCTGCGCATCGAGGCCTCCGCGCAGGGCGCCGTCGTCGCCAACATCATCGCCGCCGGCGCCAACTACGGCCACTCCAACGAGTTCGGCGCGCTCAACGTCAACCTGGAGTTCGTCTCGGCCAACCCCACCGGCCCCATCCACATCGGAGGCACCCGCTGGGCCGCCGTCGGCGACGCACTCGGCCGGCTGCTGAGCACGCAGGGTGCCGCGGTCACCCGCGAGTACTACTTCAACGACCACGGCGCCCAGATCGACCGGTTCGCCAACTCGCTGATCGCCGCCGCCAAGGGCGAGCCGGCCCCCGAGGACGGCTACGCCGGCGCCTACATCACCGACATCGCGGCCCAAATCCAGGCCAAGGCCCCCGACGCCCTGAACAGCCCCGACGCGCAGGAGACGTTCCGCGCAATCGGCGTCGACCTGATGTTCACCCACATCAAAAAGTCGCTGCATGAGTTCGGCACCGACTTCGACGTCTTCACCCACGAAGACTCGATGCACACCTCCGGCCGGGTCGAGCAGGCCATCGAACGGCTGCGCGCCAACGGCAACATCTACGAAAAAGACGGCGCCACCTGGCTGCGCACCAGCGCCTACGGCGACGACAAGGACCGCGTCGTCATCAAGAGCGACGGCAAGCCCGCCTACATCGCCGGCGACCTGGCCTACTACCTGGACAAGCGCGAGCGCGGCTTCAACCTGTGCATCTACATGCTCGGCGCCGACCACCACGGCTACATCGCCCGGCTCAAGGCCGCCGCGGCGGCCTTCGGTGACGACCCGGCGACCGTCGAGGTGCTGATCGGCCAGATGGTCAACCTGGTGCGCGACGGCCAGCCGGTCAAGATGAGCAAGCGTGCCGGCACCGTCATCACCCTCGATGACCTGGTCGAGGCTATCGGCGTGGACGCCTCCCGCTACAGCCTGATCCGCTCTTCGGTGGACACCCCGATCGACATCGACCTGGCGTTGTGGTCTTCGGCGAGCAACGAAAACCCGGTCTACTACGTGCAATACGCGCACGCCCGGCTCTCCGCTCTGGCCCGCAACGCCGCCGAACTGGGCCTGGCGCCGGACACCGGCAACCTCGGGCTGCTGCGCCACGACAAGGAAGGCGCGCTGATCCGCAACCTGGGCGAGTTCCCCCGGGTGCTGGAAACCGCTGCCGCACTGCGGGAACCGCACCGGGTCTGCCGCTACCTGGAAGACCTCGCCGGGGACTACCACCGGTTCTACGACAGCTGCCGGGTGCTGCCCCAAGGCGATGAAGAGCCGGGCGACCTGCACGCCGCGCGGCTGGCGCTGTGTCAGGCCACCCGCCAGGTGATCGCCAACGGGCTGAGCATCCTCGGCGTGAGCGCACCGGAGCGGATGTGA
- the lysA gene encoding diaminopimelate decarboxylase, with product MNVHPAGPRHAEEIQHDGLPPRPQTPQQLLQLAPNVWPRNTVRGDDGVTQIAGVKVTDLAAEFGTPLFVIDEDDFRGRCREIAEAFGGGDNVHYAAKAFLCSEIARWIDQEGLCLDVATGGELAVALHAGFPAQRITLHGNNKSVAELETAVNAGVGHIVLDSLIEIDRLDAVAAAAGVVQDVLVRVTVGVEAHTHEFISTAHEDQKFGLSLASGAAMDAIRKVFATQSLRLIGLHSHIGSQIFDVAGFELAAHRVIGLLRDVVAEFGVDKTAQLSVIDLGGGLGISYQPQDDPPPMAELAGKLAAIVRDESAAVGLPTPQLVVEPGRAIAGPGTITLYEVGTVKDVAVSATGHRRYVSVDGGMSDNIRPALYDAHYDVRLVSRTLDGSEALPELARIVGKHCESGDIIVRDTWVPEGMVPGDLIAVAATGAYCYSMSSRYNLLTRPAVVAVRDGNARLMLRRETVEDLISLEVG from the coding sequence GTGAACGTCCACCCCGCGGGCCCCCGCCACGCCGAAGAGATCCAGCACGACGGACTTCCGCCGCGCCCCCAGACTCCGCAGCAGCTGCTGCAGCTGGCGCCGAACGTCTGGCCGCGCAACACCGTTCGCGGAGACGACGGCGTGACGCAGATCGCCGGGGTGAAGGTCACCGACCTGGCCGCCGAATTCGGCACCCCCCTGTTCGTCATCGACGAGGACGACTTCCGGGGCCGCTGCCGCGAGATCGCCGAGGCATTCGGTGGGGGCGACAACGTGCACTACGCCGCCAAAGCCTTCCTGTGTAGCGAGATCGCGCGCTGGATCGACCAAGAGGGCCTGTGTCTGGATGTCGCCACCGGAGGCGAGCTGGCTGTGGCCCTGCACGCCGGCTTCCCCGCTCAACGAATCACCTTGCACGGCAACAACAAATCCGTTGCCGAGCTGGAAACGGCGGTCAACGCCGGCGTCGGCCACATCGTGCTCGACTCGCTGATCGAGATCGACCGCCTCGACGCCGTCGCGGCGGCCGCCGGTGTGGTGCAGGACGTGCTGGTGCGCGTCACCGTCGGTGTCGAGGCCCACACCCACGAGTTCATCTCAACGGCCCACGAAGACCAGAAGTTCGGGCTGTCGCTGGCCAGCGGTGCGGCAATGGACGCCATCAGAAAGGTGTTCGCCACCCAAAGCCTGCGCCTGATCGGGCTGCACAGCCACATCGGCTCGCAGATCTTCGACGTCGCCGGCTTCGAGTTGGCCGCGCACCGGGTCATCGGGCTGCTGCGCGACGTGGTCGCCGAGTTCGGTGTCGACAAGACCGCGCAGCTCTCGGTCATCGACCTGGGTGGGGGACTGGGCATCTCGTATCAGCCGCAGGACGACCCGCCGCCGATGGCCGAGCTGGCCGGCAAGCTGGCCGCGATCGTGCGCGACGAGTCCGCGGCGGTGGGCCTGCCCACCCCGCAGCTGGTCGTCGAACCCGGTCGGGCCATCGCCGGGCCGGGCACCATCACGCTCTATGAGGTCGGCACCGTCAAGGATGTCGCCGTCAGCGCCACCGGACATCGCCGCTACGTCAGCGTCGACGGCGGCATGAGCGACAACATCCGTCCGGCGCTGTACGACGCGCACTACGACGTGCGCCTGGTGTCGCGCACCCTAGACGGGTCAGAAGCCCTGCCGGAGCTGGCGCGCATCGTCGGCAAGCACTGCGAGAGCGGCGACATCATCGTCCGCGACACCTGGGTGCCCGAAGGCATGGTTCCCGGCGACCTGATCGCCGTGGCCGCCACCGGCGCCTACTGTTACTCGATGTCGAGCCGGTACAACCTGCTCACCCGCCCGGCGGTGGTGGCGGTACGTGACGGGAACGCCCGACTTATGCTGCGCCGGGAGACCGTCGAAGACCTGATCAGCCTGGAGGTGGGGTAG